CATAAAAGACATCAATTGAATGGCCTTGGCGAATTTAGGCGCGAGCACCACGTTCTTGTCATCTTTGGAGATAGAGGCCCGGGCCGCCGCGTCACCTTTTGCCACTGAGGTTTCAGTGCCGTTATCCAAATCTAAAACCTTAAAGTTGGCGATGCCCGCCGAAGACTGGTACAGCAGTTTGTTGCTGTTATGGAAAAACGCCATTCCAGTGGCTTTGTCGCCGGCGCCGTTCCGGGCAATGGATTTCACCACCTTCATGTCTGGCAGGCTGTAAATCCGGACAATTTCCTCTGCCTGGCCAAACCCTACCGCCAACAGTTTATCATCGGCACTGATGGCCAGATCTGTAGGCGTGGCGTAGTTGGTGTTGAACATGTTGATCGGCTCGCCGTCTTTGGCAGACAGTTCATAAATACGGCTGGCAAACCACACATAGAAGCGGTCTCCCTTGTTATTAAACAGAATTCTTGACTCGCGGGCCGCGTACTTGGGCTTACTGATAAACTCCCAGGTGTCTGTGTTATAGATCCTGATCTCATTGTTCATGAGCAGAGCCACCAAGCGGTTCCCGGCCATG
This Rufibacter radiotolerans DNA region includes the following protein-coding sequences:
- a CDS encoding WD40 repeat domain-containing protein; amino-acid sequence: MGQARGVILLIFFALYSGLCFSQSKLKTTALLKHREDLIFQGANFSPDGSRLISVDNTGSLYLWDVNKTYPVSFKSLHKGSAQACAYSKDGRYIITGGMDKTIVITKVMGLSPYKTITGLPSSVKEVAMAGNRLVALLMNNEIRIYNTDTWEFISKPKYAARESRILFNNKGDRFYVWFASRIYELSAKDGEPINMFNTNYATPTDLAISADDKLLAVGFGQAEEIVRIYSLPDMKVVKSIARNGAGDKATGMAFFHNSNKLLYQSSAGIANFKVLDLDNGTETSVAKGDAAARASISKDDKNVVLAPKFAKAIQLMSFM